One Hippopotamus amphibius kiboko isolate mHipAmp2 chromosome 12, mHipAmp2.hap2, whole genome shotgun sequence genomic window, CGCTGAGGAGGGCGGCAGCTCTCCATGTGTGGAGGGGCACAAGGAGGCCCCACACTATGCCCACCCTCCATCCCACCCGCCCCATCCACCCACCGCCCTCCTGCTTCTTGCCACCGTGACAATGACAGCAGAGGAAAACCCGCCAGCCAGAACCCCGGCCAGGGAGCTGGGGGCCTCCCGCTGCAGCCGGCCAGTGGATCAGGGCTCCCGAGGCTCCAgtgccccttccctccccgcTGACCACCTCGTGCTGGTGGGTTCCCCCTGCCTTCTCGAGGCCATCCCAGGGCCACCCTCAGCAGGTGCAGCCCAGGCCAGGTCACACCGTGAGGTCCCCTCAGGCCTGGGAGAGACATCAGGTCCACGCGAGCCCCAGCAACATcgcagggctgggggagaggctgtACCTAAAGCTGACAGCCCTGCCCCACGGGGGGCCTTGGGTGACTTGTTCCcggccccacacacacactcacgggGCCCCAGGACTGGCCACCTGTGGCGAGTGACAGACACCGAGGTGGGAGCTGGCCTCTCGTGTGGCCAGCTCAGGCCACTGGGACGGGCCCCTGACCAAACCTGCATTCGCTTGCCGGGCCAAGGGAGTGTGAGGATTGGTCGGCGCCCAGAGAGTCCTCCCCGCCCAGCAGATCTGCAGCCTAGGCCCGCAGAGGGGAGGGGGTCCCCACCGGGGTGCCGCACACCAGCCACCTCGTGAAAAAGTCACAGTCGCAGCTTAGTGGACACAGATACCACAAAGAGACAGCCTACTTGTGCTTTTGACACgttattagtttttatttaaaaacatgctAAAAACATGGCGTTCCATGAGCCAGGACCAGAATGAAGGAAGCGCACAGATATGGCATCGCAAGCAGAAAAGTGCACTGAAACCAGCACGCGGGCCCCCCCACTCAGCTGTGCCGCCCCAGCGGGACGGGTCTGGGCACAAGCACAGGCCTCGCCCTCTCGGGCCCAGTCACGGGGAAGGCGGGGACGCGTCCTGGACTTGGCCTCACAGCGGCAGAGCGGGCATGGGAAGACGGGGACACAAGAGGCTGGCCCTAAAGGGCCAAGGGGCAGGGTGGACCCCAGGTCCCCGGCCCCCACTCCGTCCCTGCTGTTAGCACCTCCACCAGCGGTGGGCAGGGGCCGGAGAGGCGGGGACGTCCTGTCCATCCACCTGGACCACTCTTTGGCCACCACAGCAAGGAGGAATGGCCATCTGGCCCAAGTCAAACCAGGACACCTGCGCGAGGGTCTTGGGGGGGTCAGCAACCTTTCCAGGGTGAGAGGCCACGACTCAGGCCCACGCtggcaggcagagggcacagcgcCTCCCGTGGGGGGAGCGGGGGTTGGCACTTGATGGAGTCCCCAAGGGCCGTGCTCAGCCCTGCTTGCCCACGTTCCCTGTGAGAGGGCTGCGGAGGAGGGCCGAGTGGAGGCAGAACCTTGGCCTTCGGAGTCAGCTCTGTAAACTGCCTGCATCAGACCCCACTGAACTAACTCTGACCTGGGCAGGGGAGCCGCCAGGGAGGGGTTTCTCAGGTCGTTCTGCTCAGGAGACCAGAGTCGGGCGAAACTGGGAAGGGGCTGGGCGCCATCACGTAGCACGCCTTCTGTGCGGGGTGGGGACCGCCCTCTGCACGACGGGCAAGGGGTGCACGAGAGCCCCTCACCCCGTGCACGGAGCCTGCTGTCCGGTGTGGACTTGGCCAAACGACCGAACAGCCAAGCTCAAGGTTGGGCAAGAAGGTGGTTTGGGGAACGGTGGACAAGGCTCTGCGGACAGACAGACGAGGCGGGGGCTGGCAAGAGGAGGGAGCTTGAGGCAAGGGCCCCAGGGCCGGAGGACGCCCCCGAAGCTCCAGAAACATAAAATGCCAGGGAGGCCATACACCCCCAAGGGGCTAGGCTTTTGCTCTtgattttaacaaaaattaaaaattgcattGATAGGCATAAACAACCCCCCAACACAAACTCACAATGCAGCAGTCCCACTGTGGCACTCGAATGCTTGCGGGCCGAGGGTCCCTCGCGTGGCACAGTGACACGTCTGCTCTGGGCTCTGCACACCTGGATTCcaggaggttgggggggtgggggtggctgaaGCGCCTTCCCAGGAAGACAGGgccagagggtggggagggcaggtcaCCTGTGCACCGGCCCATCCTCCACCCAAGACCCTGCCTACAGGCTTCCCCGTCAGCACTGCCGCTCCTGTCTCAGGAGGTGGTCTCTGCTCTGCCCAACTCGCTGAGACCACCctactctcctctccccaccgccCAAGAGCATGACTCCCGAACTCACCAAAAGTTCTGTACTCCTGGTCCTGACCATCTTGTACTTAAGGGCAGAGGGGGGTTCCTGGCTGGATGGTCAGGTTTCAACTCTTGGGACACACAggtggaggctggggaggagacGGGAGCCCCTTGGGAGATCAAGGAGCCCAACCCAAATGGCGCAGGACAAAGGCAGCGCCCAGGCCAGGCCCATCTGGGGAAGTGCCAGCTGGTGGGGAACCTTTCCAGCTCAGCCCAGTGGATTCTtgacttattttttaactgtACGACTTGCTTAGACCAGCATGAACCCTAGCGGGGACACCTCGCCACAACTGGATGCCCCACAACGGTGCATCTCCAGGCACTGACTCAGGCTGCTTTGTCCTAGGGCTACTGTAACAGGATCCTGTCTAACTTCCTGTCTAActtcttttgggttttctgtacTTTTCCTTGGGGTCGCAGCGGACACAATCGCCAGTCAGCCCGGCATCAGTGAACCccgaggaaggagaggagggtcCTGGGAACTGGGTGgacatcccaccctcccctcaggGAGTCAGCAGCGGAGTGGCTCTGGCTGGACCCGCCACGGCCGCACCCTCCCCTCTGGCAGTCGAGCGTCCTCTGCCGCTGTCTGAGCAGCTCCACGGAAGGACTGCTTCCCCTTCCAGAAGCAACGTGAGAGAGTGAGCAGCATCTGAACTAGAGAGGTATTTGTCGGAGAGTTTCTAGCAGGAATGTTTGTGAAATAACGGGTTTGCAGAACCTGTGGCGGGAATGCCCGCAGGGGTGGAAGGGGAACCTCCCGGCCCGGCccacagagggcaggagggaggaagaaggaaaacagaactgCTCATCAGCGACACAGACGGACCCAAAACCACTTGGCCTCGCTCCCAGCAaagcccccccagcccccagaggaccccctgccctggcctctcGCACAGCCTCGGCCTCGGCAAACACGCGTGTCCCGCTGGCCTTGCCCCCACACTGCCTCCCACGCCGCCGTCTCCCCAGCCGCTCCCAGGCTCGCGGCTCCCCTCCCTCGGTGCCTCCTGCCAAGAGCCTCCTGAGTGTGCACGGCGGTCTGTCCTGATAGAAGCTGGACGGACGTGCCCTGTCCCCACCTGTCCCCACcctcagaaagaaaatcaaaccgTTACAGAAATCAACGCAGTAAAAAGTTATAAATCAGAAAGCTAACCCTAAACTTATCTGAGAGAGCGTATTCCTGAATAATCGTaatcagagtaaaataaaataaaaaagttacacTGTAAGGTATAAAAAGCCTGGGCAAGATGCTCCCAGGGGCCCGGCAGGGAGGCGATGAGCCCCACTCCCGCCAGTGCTCTCCCTCTCCGGATGGCCGGGGGCACCGGGGCCTCCTCCGGGCAGTCTCTCCACCAGAAGGGAGCCCTgcacgccccccaccccacgtcACGCGGGGACAGTGTCAGCTGAGGAAGGACAGGGCAGAAACGTATCAGTGCCGGGGGCTCCCAGGGCACACCCCCCGCCCACCCTGTCTTCTTTGGCAAATACACAGGAATCCGGGCGCCCCGGCACCCCAAGGTCTCTGCGCcgcctcctccctggcctccgCCCGCCAAGAAGGCTGCGGTGGGTGGCAGGGACGGCGGGCGGGGGCCGCGAGCACAGGGGCAGCAGTCTGGAGGGTGCGGGCAGGCGACACAAAGCTGAAGGCCTCTTCCCTGGCCCAGTGTCCGCACGGCCGGGGCGCTCGGCCGGCCCGCTCAGGCATCGTACTTTTTCCCAGTCCGGTGGATGTGCTGGAAGAGGGTCATGGAGAAGGCCATGCCCAGAATCTGCAAGACACGGGGAAGGGGCCTCAGACGGGGCCACGGGCACCCAGAGCACGCGGGGCAGCCCCTCACGTGACGCAGACGCCGGTGGAGTGAAGATGACGTGGAAAAGAGGAGGCCGCGCACGGGGAGCTCAGCTCCTCGGACTGTCCTGCGGGACGTCACTGAGCTTCGAGGCCCAGAAACCTGCCGTTTGAGAGCTTTGTGGTGAGGACAGGGCCTCACCCTAAGTGGCTGGGGCGTGGGAGGCGGGGCGGCAGGACACTGACAGCCCCCCCAGGTCACTTCCGTGGGGTCCTGGGGCACCGGGCGTGGCATCTGACTGCTGCTGCGCTGGGAGGATGTTAACGCCCGTCTgtgtcccctcagcccctggagcCCGAGCAGAGCAGGAGGCACAGGAAGCCAGCCTGCAGCTTCTCGGGCACCCGGCACACGCCACGGGGAGCACGGCCAAGGACACCGTGCGTCCCACGGCTCTCACACTCGAGGTCTGCACGTGACCTTGGAGGTGGCAGGGCCCGGCCCAGCCCCGGAGTCCTGCTCCAGGCCTGGTCGCAGGCATCCCTGAACCAAGCTCCACTCTCAGAACCAGATAGAACCTTGGTCCCCAAGCCAGTCTTCCCATCAGAGCCCTGCGCAGGGATAGCGGCTCGCCCGCTGAGCTCGGAGGCTCTAAAGAAATCAGACACAGTCAGGCCCACCAGCCCCAGGGTTGAGGGAAGAAAGGGGGGCTTTGTGCAGGATGTCCACCTTCCCGCAGACTGAGCAGTCAGGGACAAGGGCTCAGCAAGGGTAGGAGTTACACACAAGTGGGCGAGGAGGGAGACCGAGATGCTCCCCGAGGAAGGCCGGGGGCTCCCGCTCCCACCATGTAGGCCTCCGCTTCAAGTAGGGAGCCGGGGGTCCCCTCTGCGTCCCCCTCTGTCACCCACGCTGGGCCTTGCACAGCACGGCCACCCAGGAACCACTGCCGAAGGGCAGCCACCCGTCCTGAGCGCCTCCTCTGCCCGACGTTACGGATGTTAAACGCATGTAACACTAGGAAGTGGCCCACGGTCGTGACCACTACACGGATGTGGAAACGAAGGCGCAGAAGCTAAGCCATGTGCCAGGTCACACATCTCTCATGAGATGGGACAGACCCCACAGAGGCCGCCCATGGGCCTCGCTCACAAGGTAAACGTCACCAGGTAAAGGTCCCTGGGCTGCGGGGACAGGCGTGTCACAGGCAAAGCCCGCATGTGATGCCAGCACAGGCCTGAGGCTCGGAGGGACGTGAGGGCGACCGCGTGGTGCCCTGTGGGCTGGGACAGGCCCTGGGGCAGCagccctggtggggagggggcggtctCTGGCCCGAGGGGCGGCGCCCCTTACCTGCATGATCAGGACGCACATGCCCGCCGTGCCGAGCACGTGCTTATTGTCCTCGAACCACATCTTCACCTTTTCGTAGCAGCCCTGGGGAGCGAGGACCACAGCTTCAGGCGCAGGCATGACCGCGGGCCCCTCCCGCCCGCCCCATCTCACTCcccctctggccctgcccccagccctggtcCTCCTGCTTTTGGGCAGCCCTCCTAGAGGTTCTGCCTACAAGGCCCCACGGCACAGCCCCAGACCCCACGGCCCCAGACAGCTCAACCCCCAGGTGTTGGCCCAGACCCCCgcccttcccacctcccttttGGCTTCGGGCCTGTGTGCCCCCACCCATCCTGTGTCAAGCCCCGTCCTTGGTGTCCTGGGCCACTCCCCTCCCAGACGGCACgggcccctgggggtgggggcagcctcACCGTCTTCCACACGGGGGTGGTGCTGTTGTGCCCACAGCCCTGGGAGTTCTCCATGCAGCAGCGGTCGGGGACCGTGTTCTCCCCCAGCACTGGGTACCAGTCTGTGTGGTCAGTGACGCCACAGCATCGCATCtgcaggggggcgggggcggggtgcaCAGGGTGAGACAGGCCACGCCCGGGGTCCTCCGCCAGCCTTCCCCTGCCACCCGGCCCCACGGGAGCGCCCGCCTGGAGTTCAGCCTTCTTGTCCCTTCTTTGGGCCTCAGCCAGGCCCATGAGAGGAAGTGATCACTCCTCGTGCAGTAAGAAAGTAATGCCACCTGCCCTCtgagctgggtgctgggtgctgggcactgggcaggGCGCTCAGTCCTCTGCTAGCCCGCTAGCCCCCTGGCTCTTGGCTTTGTGGATTGCCCCAAGCTCGCTGTAGCCAACCACCTCCCCAACAACCCAGGGCTTAAGTACTGACTCATTTCCTCTTAGAACAGAGCCTTCTGAGTCACGACTAGGGAGGCAAATGTGTTGCTAAGATAAATTGTCATTCGTGCCAAAGCTTCAGAAAGGAAGGGTTTGGATGAGGCGCGCTCTCGCTTACCTCCTTCCCAGCTCCCTGGGCCCCGCGGctggcctcccctcctccaccacaCACCCCTGGAGCTGCTGCCCATGGCACAGGGTCCGACCCAGGAGGCCCGGGTACCCGGCCTGGTCCCCGCCCTCCTGCCCTGCCGACCCCGCACCTCGGCCTGGATGATGTTCCAGGCGTTCTTAAGCCCCACGTTGTTCTCCGAGTTGTACAGCAGCAGGCCTTCCTTCAGGTCCTTCTTGGCATTCTCATTCACCTGTCAGGTGAGGGCAGACTCAGGTCAGGGGGACCAGGAGGGCGCCCCTCTCCCCAGCTCGCCCAGGTCAACAGGGACAGCCAGCTGGCCACAGCTCTTCTGGGTCGGGGAGGCCCTgctggcctgggaggagggggaagcccgctggggcgggggtggcgaCCTGGGAGAGCCAGAGCTGCGACACAGAGGGGGAGACAGCCCAAGGCCCTCAGCTGCCCTGGTCCCAGAACCAGCCCCGCACAGGCCACCCTGCCCACGacatcccctcaccccacccccaacgcTGCCCCTGTCGGGATGCACCCTAGGAACCGCAGGGGGCAGATGAGCCCTCCAAGCATGGGTCCACCTCTCACTAGCAAGTCTCTtaccctctcccacctctgcttTGTCTGTAACGTTGGAAAATGATATCCACCTCAGggactgttgtgagaattaaaggaaagGATTCCCATAGAGAGATGAGAACAGGGCTGACCCGCAGGGATCTCTTAGTATtatttgtgcctccttttcaCAGATGCAAAGGAATTATTGTTTCTAATCCTAAAAGTGACTCTCCCTCTCAGTGGCCTGGGTGACTCCTTCAGGACCCAAGGAGAAGACTGTTACAGGATTCTGGGGACAATGCACCTGAAAAGCCCGCGAAGCCCTAAGCCCACGCTTGGCCAGCCATTCCTGGTGGTCCCAAGAAGTCCCCAACTTGGCAGGAACTATCCAGCCTTGTGGGGTTGCCAGGGGACTCCCCACCATCCTCCTGTACCCCTGATGCAGCCTGGGAGCAGCTGCCTGTCCTCAAAAATCTCTGGAAGAAGAAGCACAGTTCCCTCCACTGTGAGCCCTATGCAGTGTCACCTGGAAAGCCTCCCCGTGTTACCAATGGGTTACCCTCCTATCACCCAGCCCAGACTCCTAGTGagctctgcatcccctccccacaACTATGCTTGAATACTCCCAGTGATGGGGAGCTCACGGATGCCAGAGGCAGCCCGAGGCAGCCTGTGACATCCCTGGGTAATTAGAGGACTCCACGTCCTAAGATGACACAAGGTGACGAGTCCCCCTTCTGCCCCCACCTGGACCCTTCTTCACTCTCCTCTCCTCACAGGTACGACCTGTCAGTGCTTTTCCTCTGGCTTCCCGGACCCAGCCCCAAGCGCGATGAAACTGCATTccccccctcccttcctggaaGGCTTACCTTGTCCATGTAGACAAAGAAGAGGATAATTAAGATCAGCTCCGCCAGGAGGATGATCAACAGGACGATGAAAAACTGGAAAGAGAAGGTCCAGGCGTGGGCATGTGGTAGTGGTCATGCCCGGGGCCGGGGCGCAAACAGGGAGGGCAGGTGACAGACAGCACCTAGACAGGGCTTCCCAGGTCAGGGAGAGGCCACCCACTCCTGGGACTCCCagatgtggggggagggagataaAGCAGATGCCAGTCAAGGAGTGGGAGGGGCACCTAGGGCAGGGGCAGCCAATCATGAGGAAGAGGGGTGTGGTCAGGCAAAGAGCATTCCAGAAGCAACTTCTCCGGCCTCAGGCTGGGCACCCAGTGGGCTCGGTGGTCCCCATGCAGGGTGACCCAGCGTTCAGAGGGTGGGGGCACTGGGGTCCAACTTACACTGAGGAGGAGGCACCTGTTCTCCTTGATGGCCCCCAGGCAGCCGAGGAAGCCTGTCACCATGACAATGGTGCCTATGGCGATGACAAGGTTGGCTGCAGACAGCGATGGGAAGCTGGGGGAGAAGGTGGCAAAGTTGCCTTGGGACACCGACAGCCAAATGCCCACTCCAAGCAGCCCACAGCCACAGagctggagagaaaggaaagcccGTTAGACCAGCACTGCTCTGGTATCCATCACCACGGGACTCAAAAGACTTCATGTCCCCCGGCTCCCACCGCCCCCGACCCCAACCGAGAGACACGGACAGGGTAGAATTGGGCCCAAATCATGTCGGTGGTGTGACCTGCACAAAGCCCTCAGCCTCTCCGCATCAAACAGGATGACACCAGCTTCACGAGACTCATAGGGTCACATCAATGAGGATGAATTAAACAGGCACAGGGAAAGCACGTAACAAACACGGAAGGCCCTAGCTGCACACGTGTGGGTCTGGGTGTCCCACTCGGCAGAGGAGGGCCTGCACTcagggaggaggcggggaggggaccACGGTGGTCACGGAAGCAAGTGAGGGGTTTAGGAGAGAACCTCAAAGCCCAGAGCCTCAGAGCCACACCCTGCAGCGACTGTGTCCTGCTCCCCTGACCAGAAGTGCCACTTGCCCACAGTCCTCAGGAGCCAGAAGAACAAATTTCAGGCAGGTGGAAATAGCAAGGGGCTCTCTGGCCCCACTGAGGGGCTGGCCGATGTGCGGGGCACGGGTCCACCGCGG contains:
- the TSPAN9 gene encoding tetraspanin-9 isoform X2, whose protein sequence is MARGCLCCLKYMMFLFNLIFWLCGCGLLGVGIWLSVSQGNFATFSPSFPSLSAANLVIAIGTIVMVTGFLGCLGAIKENRCLLLSFFIVLLIILLAELILIILFFVYMDKVNENAKKDLKEGLLLYNSENNVGLKNAWNIIQAEMRCCGVTDHTDWYPVLGENTVPDRCCMENSQGCGHNSTTPVWKTGCYEKVKMWFEDNKHVLGTAGMCVLIMQILGMAFSMTLFQHIHRTGKKYDA
- the TSPAN9 gene encoding tetraspanin-9 isoform X1, with protein sequence MEKSSSEDSSIHRSPSLDSKDSDFAKPSTSGRPFGRGFTAGAFYGTAGSRGQSRAEAGVKTDKYNAPKGSKYVVFYLDLSFVFLLEFKKCNMARGCLCCLKYMMFLFNLIFWLCGCGLLGVGIWLSVSQGNFATFSPSFPSLSAANLVIAIGTIVMVTGFLGCLGAIKENRCLLLSFFIVLLIILLAELILIILFFVYMDKVNENAKKDLKEGLLLYNSENNVGLKNAWNIIQAEMRCCGVTDHTDWYPVLGENTVPDRCCMENSQGCGHNSTTPVWKTGCYEKVKMWFEDNKHVLGTAGMCVLIMQILGMAFSMTLFQHIHRTGKKYDA